CTAGGATCTCCAGAGTGAAACTCACTGCGGTCAAGACTCTAACTTGGAGGGACCAGTATACAGCAAACAGCGACAGCTCAACAGAGTAGATTGTTGTACAGGCTGGACAGGTTCAGCAGCAGGTCCAGGGACAGCCATTAATGGTACAGGTCAGTGGAGGCCAGTTAATCACATCAACTGGCCAACCCATCATGGTCCAGGCTGTTCCTGGTGGACAAGGTCAAACCATCATGCAAGTACCTGTATCTGGGACACAGGGTTTGCAGCAGATACAGTTGGTCCCACCCGGACGGATCCAGACCCAGCAGATCATCATCCAGCAGCCCCAGACAGATGTCACCGCTGGCCAGACACAGACGCAGAAGCAGATTGCTGTCCAGGGGCAGCAAATGGCACACACTGCCAAAGGGCAGACCATCGTCCGTCAGCCAGTTACTGCACATGGCACCATGCTCCAGCAAGGCACGATCACCATCCCTGTAGCCAGTTTGGCAGGAACACAGATTGTTCAGGCCAGAGCCAATACCAACACAACCAGTGGTGG
The genomic region above belongs to Lagenorhynchus albirostris chromosome 8, mLagAlb1.1, whole genome shotgun sequence and contains:
- the LOC132524403 gene encoding nuclear transcription factor Y subunit alpha-like → MVQVSGGQLITSTGQPIMVQAVPGGQGQTIMQVPVSGTQGLQQIQLVPPGRIQTQQIIIQQPQTDVTAGQTQTQKQIAVQGQQMAHTAKGQTIVRQPVTAHGTMLQQGTITIPVASLAGTQIVQARANTNTTSGGQATVTLTLPVAGNVVNSGVMVMRVPGAGSVPAIQSIPLPGAEMLEEEPLYVNAKQYHHILKRGQAWAKLEAEGKTPRERRKYLHESRHRHAMARKRGEGG